A genome region from Erigeron canadensis isolate Cc75 chromosome 3, C_canadensis_v1, whole genome shotgun sequence includes the following:
- the LOC122594564 gene encoding auxin-responsive protein SAUR72-like, protein MKKLIRRLSRVSDSSSPYLLLQQQSESSSFRTTSTTKRVVRRTNNVPQGHLPVYVGEEMERFVVNADLLNHPVFINLLNKSAQEYGYEQQGVLRIPCHVFVFERFLEALRCGKHVDLAFL, encoded by the coding sequence ATGAAGAAGTTAATTCGCCGGCTATCTCGAGTATCCGACTCATCATCTCCTTATTTGTTACTCCAACAACAATCCGAATCATCATCGTTTCGAACAACATCGACAACCAAACGAGTAGTGCGACGCACCAACAACGTGCCACAAGGACATTTACCCGTATACGTGGGAGAAGAAATGGAAAGATTTGTAGTGAATGCGGACTTATTAAACCATCCTGTTTTTATCAACTTGTTAAATAAATCTGCTCAAGAATATGGGTATGAACAACAAGGTGTTCTTCGTATCCCTTGTCATGTTTTTGTGTTTGAACGTTTTCTTGAAGCTTTAAGATGTGGCAAACATGTTGATCTTGCTTTTTTATGA
- the LOC122594286 gene encoding nucleolar complex protein 3 homolog encodes MGKKKQKVVLPPELPPEVPDDEIQVSDEDLDFVNSNRDYAGFVAKLDTRTITRHVNRVADAKEDAVEDEYARRLEKKKKANKNNNNQHEVDPVDALPVKTLDGEVYYRKAFVKPSPKDEAVDENEDVAPNNGVLKLTKAEKRAKFKKLRKEAKKQGKDVIETEEVQPSSQAEVLAEVEKDLSAEESNEKKKFRLAEIGTSMLMDPEGNIKNLKEMLQICKEGDQDILILGLKSLLAVFKDIIPGSRIRLPTEKELAMVVSKDVKKTRFYESTLLTVYKLYIQKLMSLEKVYNFKRVAIRCICTLLEANPRFNFRNTLLEAVIRNISSTDDVIRKLCCNTMKSLFTNEGKHGGEVTVEAVQLIANLVKDHDCQLHPDSVEVFSSLTFDEDLRKPQTAKPDNKKLKKKFYKSGRRNEEIKQGPAHDRKKEKQEMVSKTREEVKAEFMAASLAQDVMEKRRIQSDTLSSVFQTYFRILKHTMLQGSGENVSFAGPFGDHPLLGPCLNGIGKFSHLIDMDFMPDLMNYLRRLAGGSSDAKNPSENVSSHLTVSERLRCCIVAFKVMKSNLDALNVDLQDFYIQLYNLILDYRPGRDQGEVLAEALKIMLCDDRQHDMQRAAAFIKRLASFSLCFGAAESMAALVTVKHLLQKNVKCRDLLENDPGGGSLSGSVSKYQPYATDPNLSGAFATVLWELSLLSKHYHPTVSTMASGISTITNAQDQVYRAHVSPQQAFMDMSLDKETSTRKTVLKQSSSSKRKRGNRAPPLLAADGTNEVMEDENVVRTKLSEHFMLVNDMEENKRLRRELEQTKAGLQLYKQYKKQKKQRTK; translated from the exons atggggaagaaaaaacaaaaggtaGTATTACCACCAGAGCTGCCACCAGAAGTTCCTGATGATGAAATTCAAGTCTCTGATGAAGATTTGGACTTTGTTAATAGTAACCGAGATTATGCCGGTTTCGTAGCCAAACTCGACACCCGAACCATTACTAG GCATGTGAACCGAGTTGCTGATGCGAAAGAAGATGCTGTGGAGGATGAGTATGCGAGACGTttggagaagaaaaaaaaagctaataagaataataataaccaacatGAAGTTGATCCTGTAGATGCTCTCCCTGTTAAAACCTTAGACGGAGAAGTCTACTACAGGAAAG CTTTCGTAAAACCAAGTCCTAAGGATGAAGCGGTGGATGAAAATGAAGATGTAGCCCCAAACAATGGTGTTCTGAAGTTGACAAAAGCGGAAAAACGGGCGAAGTTTAAGAAATTGAGAAAAGAAGCAAAAAAACAAGGAAAAGATGTGATAGAAACAGAGGAAGTGCAACCAAGctctcaagctgaagttttg GCTGAGGTTGAAAAGGATCTGTCAGCTGAAGAATCCAATGAGAAGAAGAAATTTAGGCTTGCTGAGATCGGAACATCAATGCTGATGGATCCTGAAGGcaacattaaaaatttaaaagagatGTTGCAAATTTGTAAAGAAGGAGATCAAGATATATTAATACTTGGTCTGAAGTCTTTGTTAGCTGTTTTCAAGGACATCATCCCTGG AAGCCGTATTAGGCTACCTACGGAAAAGGAGCTAGCGATGGTTGTGTCCAAGGACGTCAAGAAGACTCGGTTCTACGAGTCCACACTCCTAACTGTGTACAAG TTATACATCCAGAAGCTGATGTCATTGGAAAAGGTATATAATTTCAAGCGTGTGGCTATCCGTTGCATTTGCACTCTTTTAGAGGCGAATCCACGTTTCAATTTTCGTAATACCTTGCTGGAAGCTGTCATAAGAAATATAAGTTCTACAGACGATGTCATAAG AAAACTCTGCTGTAACACTATGAAATCACTTTTTACAAATGAGGGAAAACATGGAGGTGAAGTCACAGTAGAGGCTGTTCAGCTTATTGCTAATCTCGTGAAAGACCATGATTGTCAATTACATCCTGATTCTGTTGAG GTTTTCTCGTCTCTAACGTTTGATGAAGATCTTAGAAAGCCTCAAACTGCAAAGCCAGACAATAAGAAGTTAAAAAAGAAGTTCTATAAGTCAGGAAGAAGAAACGAGGAAATAAAACAAGGTCCAGCCCATgatagaaagaaagagaaacaGGAAATGGTGTCGAAGACGCGAGAGGAG GTCAAAGCTGAATTCATGGCTGCATCATTGGCCCAAGATGTAATGGAAAAGAGAAGGATACAGTCTGATACTCTGTCTTCTGTATTCCAAACATACTTTCGTATATTGAAGCATACTATGCTTCAGGG ATCTGGGGAAAACGTATCATTTGCTGGTCCATTCGGGGATCACCCACTTCTTGGTCCGTGTTTGAATGGAATTGGGAAATTTTCTCATTTGATAGATATGGATTTCATGCCTGATCTAATGAACTATCTGAGAAGGCTCGCTGGAGGAAGTAGTGACGCCAAAAATCCGTCTGAGAATGTTTCAAGTCATTTGACTGTCTCTGAACGTCTAAGGTGCTGCATTGTTGCTTTCAAAGTGATGAAGAGCAACCTTGATGCATTAAATGTTGATTTACAGGACTTCTATATTCAACTTTACAATCTCATACTTGATTACAGACCTGGGAG AGATCAAGGAGAAGTTTTAGCAGAAGCATTGAAGATAATGTTGTGTGATGATAGACAACATGACATGCAACGGGCTGCTGCATTCATTAAGCGTCTGGCTTCATTCTCTTTGTGCTTTGGAGCTGCTGAATCTATGGCTG CCTTGGTTACTGTAAAGCATCTCCTTCAGAAGAATGTTAAATGCCGTGATCTCTTAGAAAACGATCCTGGTGGTGGCTCACTTTCAGGATCTGTCTCG AAATATCAGCCATATGCTACTGATCCAAATCTAAGTGGTGCATTTGCAACCGTACTTTGGGAGCTTAGCCTTTTATCAAAACATTATCATCCGACTGTGTCAACAATGGCATCTGGGATTTCAACAATTACAAACGCTCAAGACCAGGTCTATCGAGCACATGTCTCTCCTCAGCAAGCTTTCATGGACATGTCACTTGACAAAGAGACAAGCACCCGAAAGACTGTTCTGAAGCAATCTAGTAGCAGCAAGAGAAAGAGGGGTAATAGGGCTCCACCACTACTGGCAGCAGATGGAACAAACGAGGTTATGGAGGATGAGAATGTAGTGAGGACCAAACTCTCTGAACATTTTATGCTTGTTAACGACatggaagaaaacaaaagattaAGACGTGAACTTGAACAAACTAAAGCAGGTCTACAGCTTTATAAGCAATACAAGAAGCAAAAGAAACAAAGAACCAAATAG